The proteins below are encoded in one region of Fibrella aestuarina BUZ 2:
- a CDS encoding class I SAM-dependent DNA methyltransferase — MNTEKTTLGTDYFDGVYAANDDPWQFTTSPYERDKYAATLAALPNPIYESAFEIGCSIGVLTQHLASRCRRLLSVDVSEAALRQARQRLAGSPQVRVENLAVPGTFPNESFDLIVVSEVGYYWSMPDLLKARQLILDHLEPGGQLLLVHWTPEVPDYPLTGDQVHDTFMELAGEGKPFRHLLNQRHEKYRLDLLQKE, encoded by the coding sequence ATGAATACAGAGAAAACCACCCTGGGTACTGATTATTTTGATGGTGTCTATGCCGCCAATGACGATCCATGGCAGTTTACGACCAGCCCGTATGAGCGCGACAAATACGCCGCCACGCTCGCCGCTCTGCCCAATCCTATTTATGAATCCGCCTTCGAGATTGGCTGTTCCATCGGCGTGCTAACCCAGCATCTAGCCAGCCGCTGTCGCCGGCTGCTGTCGGTCGATGTGAGTGAGGCGGCGCTCCGGCAGGCCCGGCAACGACTCGCCGGCAGTCCGCAGGTACGTGTCGAGAATCTGGCCGTGCCCGGCACCTTCCCCAACGAATCGTTTGACCTGATTGTGGTCTCGGAAGTAGGCTATTACTGGTCGATGCCCGACCTGCTGAAAGCGCGGCAACTGATACTTGATCATCTGGAACCGGGTGGGCAATTGTTGCTGGTGCACTGGACGCCCGAAGTGCCCGACTACCCGCTCACCGGTGATCAGGTCCACGACACGTTTATGGAGCTCGCTGGCGAAGGCAAGCCGTTTCGCCACCTGCTCAACCAACGCCACGAAAAATACCGGCTGGACCTGTTGCAGAAAGAGTGA
- a CDS encoding type III polyketide synthase → MYSSASFINSIGTAVPTHQIPQTQIARFMAEALGMDERDQRRLSALYRQTRIDQRHSVLPDYARSRGEYTFYPNTEGLEPFPTVGQRMKIYREEAVPLAIRAIEDCLATYLTPDGHGFDRQRITHIVTVSCTGLYAPGPDIEIIEALGLPGTTQRLAINFMGCYGAFNGIKAADAIVRSQPDAVVLVVCVELCTLHFQKKTDLDNLLSNALFADGAAAVLIESKPRADRSMRLRSFFCDLLPSGKADMAWHITDYGFEMTLTSEVPSVIQQGIGQMLSRLLETSGLTIGDIGSYAMHPGGRRILEVIEGQLGLDNADNRYAYEVLRKFGNMSSATVLFVLKAIWADMEQAAPTDKQTFNILSCAFGPGLTLESMILEATFCGETQVVDEHQKMQAVSVV, encoded by the coding sequence ATGTATTCATCAGCCAGCTTTATCAATTCAATCGGCACGGCCGTTCCCACCCATCAGATTCCACAAACGCAGATTGCCCGGTTCATGGCTGAGGCATTGGGCATGGACGAGCGCGATCAGCGCCGGCTGTCCGCTTTATACCGACAAACCCGCATCGACCAGCGGCATAGCGTGTTGCCCGATTATGCCCGCTCACGTGGTGAATATACATTTTACCCGAACACCGAAGGCCTGGAGCCGTTTCCGACGGTCGGGCAGCGGATGAAAATTTATCGTGAGGAAGCTGTGCCGCTGGCAATCAGGGCGATAGAGGATTGCCTAGCCACGTACCTGACCCCCGACGGCCACGGTTTTGACCGGCAGCGGATCACCCATATCGTGACGGTGAGTTGCACGGGCCTCTATGCGCCCGGACCCGACATCGAGATCATCGAGGCCCTGGGCCTGCCCGGTACGACGCAGCGGCTGGCCATCAATTTTATGGGTTGCTACGGTGCCTTCAACGGCATCAAAGCGGCCGATGCCATCGTGCGTTCCCAGCCCGACGCCGTGGTGCTGGTGGTCTGCGTGGAGCTGTGTACGCTGCATTTTCAGAAAAAAACCGACCTCGACAACCTGCTGTCTAATGCCCTGTTTGCTGATGGCGCTGCTGCCGTGCTGATCGAAAGCAAACCCCGCGCCGACCGGTCGATGCGCCTGCGCTCGTTTTTCTGCGATCTGTTGCCGTCCGGGAAAGCCGACATGGCCTGGCACATCACCGACTACGGCTTTGAAATGACGCTGACGTCAGAAGTGCCGTCGGTCATTCAGCAGGGCATCGGGCAGATGTTGTCGCGGTTGCTGGAAACGAGCGGCCTTACTATCGGCGACATTGGTTCCTACGCTATGCACCCCGGTGGTCGCCGGATTCTGGAAGTCATCGAAGGGCAACTGGGTCTCGACAATGCCGATAACCGCTATGCCTACGAGGTGCTGCGTAAATTCGGCAATATGTCGTCGGCCACGGTGCTCTTTGTGTTGAAAGCCATCTGGGCCGATATGGAACAGGCCGCGCCAACGGACAAACAGACGTTCAATATCCTGAGCTGTGCTTTCGGCCCCGGCCTCACGTTGGAATCGATGATTCTGGAAGCGACGTTTTGCGGGGAGACCCAGGTCGTTGACGAACACCAGAAAATGCAGGCTGTTTCCGTTGTTTGA
- a CDS encoding aminotransferase class V-fold PLP-dependent enzyme — MASRRQFLRQTTALTTGALTLPPFLLDSQARALPNLDLKTPAEWAQDEDFWARIKSDYTVSPTLLNLNNGGVCPQPKVVQDAHIRFYQYCNEAPSYYMWRILDQGREALRDKLADLAGCSSEEIAINRNTTEGLNTVIFGLNLKAGDEVVLTKQDYPNMLNAWRQREKRDGIKLVFLDLKLPSEDEAGLVDQFVRAFTPRTKVVHVTHMINWVGQILPVRRIADEAHKRGIEVIADGAHSFALFDFKIPDLGCDYFASSLHKWLGAPFGSGLLYIRQNKIKNVWALLSNTEPDGPDIRKFESLGTRSFASEMAIGTAVDYHNGIGSARKFARAHYLKNYWMERVRNVPGVTLHTSLKPEWAGAVGLFAIDGMKPAEIDAQLMNRHKIHTVGIDWETIHGIRVTPHVYHSPKDLDRLVAAITAIAAKSRKS; from the coding sequence ATGGCTTCCCGCAGACAGTTTCTTCGCCAGACCACCGCCCTCACCACGGGGGCGCTCACCCTCCCGCCGTTCTTGCTCGACAGCCAGGCCCGGGCCCTGCCCAACCTGGACTTGAAAACACCCGCCGAGTGGGCGCAGGACGAAGATTTCTGGGCGCGGATCAAGTCGGATTATACCGTGTCGCCGACGTTGCTCAACCTGAACAATGGCGGGGTGTGTCCGCAGCCGAAAGTGGTGCAGGACGCTCATATCCGGTTCTACCAATATTGCAACGAAGCGCCGTCGTATTACATGTGGCGGATTCTGGACCAGGGACGGGAAGCACTGCGCGACAAACTGGCCGATCTGGCGGGTTGCTCGTCGGAGGAAATTGCCATCAATCGCAACACCACCGAGGGGCTCAACACGGTCATTTTTGGCCTGAATCTGAAAGCGGGCGACGAGGTGGTGCTGACCAAACAGGATTACCCCAACATGCTGAACGCCTGGCGGCAGCGCGAAAAACGCGACGGCATCAAGCTCGTGTTTCTGGACTTGAAACTCCCCAGCGAAGACGAAGCGGGGCTGGTCGATCAGTTTGTGCGGGCTTTCACGCCACGGACCAAGGTCGTACACGTCACGCACATGATCAACTGGGTGGGCCAGATCCTGCCCGTGCGCCGCATTGCCGACGAAGCCCACAAACGCGGGATCGAAGTCATCGCCGACGGGGCGCACTCGTTCGCCCTGTTCGACTTCAAAATCCCCGATCTAGGCTGCGATTATTTTGCCAGCAGCCTGCACAAATGGCTGGGAGCCCCTTTCGGCAGCGGCCTGCTCTACATCCGGCAAAACAAGATCAAAAACGTGTGGGCGCTCCTCTCCAACACCGAACCCGACGGACCCGACATCCGCAAATTTGAGAGCCTCGGTACGCGCTCGTTCGCCTCGGAAATGGCCATTGGCACGGCGGTCGACTACCACAACGGCATTGGGTCGGCGCGCAAGTTTGCCCGGGCGCACTACCTCAAAAATTACTGGATGGAGCGCGTGCGGAACGTACCTGGCGTGACCCTCCACACCTCGCTCAAACCCGAATGGGCCGGGGCCGTTGGGCTGTTTGCCATCGACGGGATGAAACCAGCCGAAATCGACGCCCAACTGATGAACAGGCACAAGATTCACACCGTGGGGATCGACTGGGAGACGATCCACGGCATCCGGGTGACGCCGCACGTGTACCATTCGCCCAAAGACCTCGACCGGCTGGTGGCGGCCATTACGGCGATTGCGGCCAAATCGCGCAAAAGCTAA
- a CDS encoding UbiA family prenyltransferase has translation MNPALPPTPTTATSMSLRDVWLHLRLPFSQYLLPVCLFALTLPPGIASPDWGRVVWILVVIHVLMYPAANTFNSYYDRDEGSVNGLEAPPPVDRTLFWVSMGLEALALVGGVLINWQFVFFILVYGAFMKAYSHTAIRIKKRPVASWLLISTFQGGFVFLMTYVIVHNINLATVFQPGTWPAGVALGTLISTLNILALYPVTQVYQHAEDASRGDLTISRLMGVRGTFVNAWVCLVAAAVCFFVFYSGGWPFWLMAALLAPGLIYLALITARVWQDPTTATYRAAMWMTRLTGWGMNLFFLILLAGQ, from the coding sequence ATGAACCCAGCTCTACCCCCCACGCCCACTACGGCCACCTCCATGTCACTGCGCGACGTTTGGCTCCACCTGCGCCTGCCGTTTTCGCAATACCTGCTCCCTGTATGCCTCTTTGCGCTCACTCTGCCCCCCGGCATTGCCTCGCCCGACTGGGGCCGGGTGGTCTGGATCTTGGTGGTCATTCACGTGCTCATGTACCCCGCCGCCAACACCTTCAACAGCTATTATGACCGCGACGAAGGCAGCGTGAACGGCCTCGAAGCTCCCCCCCCCGTCGACCGGACGCTGTTTTGGGTATCGATGGGACTGGAAGCGCTGGCGCTCGTCGGCGGTGTGCTGATCAACTGGCAGTTTGTGTTTTTCATTCTGGTGTACGGCGCATTCATGAAAGCCTACAGCCACACGGCCATCCGCATCAAAAAGCGCCCCGTGGCCAGTTGGTTGCTGATCAGCACGTTTCAGGGCGGTTTTGTTTTTCTAATGACCTACGTCATCGTCCACAACATCAACCTGGCTACCGTGTTTCAGCCAGGTACGTGGCCCGCCGGCGTGGCGCTGGGTACGTTGATCTCGACGCTGAATATTCTGGCGCTGTACCCCGTCACGCAGGTGTATCAGCATGCCGAAGATGCCAGCCGTGGCGACCTCACCATCAGCCGACTGATGGGCGTTCGGGGTACGTTCGTTAACGCCTGGGTCTGCCTGGTAGCGGCGGCTGTTTGCTTCTTCGTGTTTTACAGCGGTGGCTGGCCGTTCTGGCTCATGGCGGCGCTACTGGCTCCGGGTCTCATTTACCTGGCCCTGATCACCGCCCGCGTCTGGCAAGACCCCACCACTGCTACCTACCGCGCCGCCATGTGGATGACCCGCCTGACGGGTTGGGGCATGAACCTGTTTTTCCTGATTTTGCTGGCTGGTCAGTAG
- a CDS encoding metallophosphoesterase encodes MHTHKQAVFIGDVHGRHHWESVVKTWLEPADQIVFLGDYFDSHDLNMTTYRIESNFRNILKLKRQHPDKVRLHLGNHDFYYLYNNPNYIGSGYHEEVAPAWHHLLVKNLDLFRLTSRFDSTLASHAGFTNWWFNEFKKTYEQRTRQTFDTDNLVPVLNSFLTQKVPDPLTDLIATVGLKRGGVSPSGGPIWCDQRELELDPLKGFNQTVGHTPQMGGQYTQSLCTGGEWLTFNDIGESPIRQPFVLLYNNAD; translated from the coding sequence ATGCACACACACAAGCAAGCCGTTTTTATTGGGGATGTTCATGGTCGCCACCACTGGGAGAGCGTCGTGAAAACCTGGCTCGAACCCGCCGATCAGATCGTCTTTCTGGGCGACTACTTCGATAGTCATGATCTGAACATGACCACGTATCGGATCGAAAGTAACTTCCGTAACATTCTGAAGCTGAAGCGCCAACACCCTGATAAGGTGCGCCTGCATCTGGGCAACCACGATTTCTATTACCTCTACAATAACCCCAACTACATTGGGTCGGGGTATCATGAAGAGGTGGCTCCCGCCTGGCATCATCTGCTGGTTAAAAACCTTGATTTGTTCCGGCTGACGTCGCGCTTCGACAGCACGCTGGCGAGTCATGCGGGTTTTACCAACTGGTGGTTCAACGAGTTCAAGAAGACCTACGAGCAACGTACCCGGCAGACGTTCGATACCGATAATCTGGTGCCGGTGCTGAATAGCTTCCTGACGCAGAAAGTCCCTGACCCGCTCACCGACCTGATCGCCACGGTTGGCCTGAAACGGGGCGGGGTGTCGCCCTCGGGTGGCCCCATCTGGTGCGATCAGCGCGAGCTGGAACTCGACCCACTCAAAGGCTTCAATCAGACGGTCGGCCATACGCCGCAAATGGGCGGTCAGTACACGCAAAGCCTGTGCACCGGCGGCGAATGGCTCACGTTCAACGACATCGGCGAGTCGCCCATCCGCCAGCCGTTCGTGCTACTTTACAACAACGCAGATTGA
- a CDS encoding SDR family NAD(P)-dependent oxidoreductase — MTNKPLLWSLLGVGAALAVRHVQRTNRRFDFSGKTVVVTGGARGLGLVLARQLAQEGARLAICSRTQHQLDAAAAELRAYNVPVLAYRCDLTDANQREAFFTTVRNTVGPVDVLINNAGVILAGPYANTTDADFEEAMNINFWAAYHTCNAVLPDMQRRRSGRIVNVASFGGKVSVPHLLPYSASKFALVGYSEGLRAEVARDNVFVTTICPGLIRTGSPRQALVRGQHEKEYAWFKIGDSLPGLAVSAESVAAEIIDACRYGEAERIISIPAKLAGAIHGLLPGLVADVSSWVNTLLPDPAPDGHANPRRMGKKLETPITQSLLTVLTDEAAAQNNEY; from the coding sequence ATGACTAATAAACCATTGCTTTGGAGCCTGTTGGGCGTGGGGGCGGCGCTCGCGGTTCGGCATGTTCAGCGCACCAACCGCCGCTTCGACTTTTCGGGGAAAACGGTCGTCGTCACAGGCGGCGCCCGCGGCCTGGGACTCGTGCTGGCCCGGCAACTGGCGCAGGAAGGAGCCCGGCTGGCGATCTGCTCACGTACCCAGCATCAGCTCGACGCGGCCGCGGCCGAACTCCGTGCCTACAACGTACCGGTGCTGGCCTACCGCTGCGATCTGACCGACGCCAACCAACGCGAAGCCTTTTTCACGACCGTGCGCAACACGGTGGGCCCCGTCGACGTGCTCATCAACAATGCCGGCGTCATTCTGGCGGGGCCCTACGCCAACACCACCGACGCCGATTTTGAGGAAGCCATGAACATCAACTTCTGGGCTGCCTACCACACCTGCAATGCCGTGCTGCCCGACATGCAACGCCGCCGGTCGGGTCGGATTGTCAATGTCGCTTCGTTTGGGGGGAAAGTGTCGGTGCCGCATCTGTTGCCGTATTCGGCCAGCAAGTTTGCCCTGGTGGGGTATTCAGAAGGGCTACGGGCTGAAGTGGCCCGCGATAACGTGTTTGTTACGACCATTTGCCCCGGCCTGATCCGCACGGGTAGCCCGCGGCAGGCGCTGGTTCGCGGGCAACACGAAAAAGAATACGCCTGGTTCAAGATCGGCGATTCGCTGCCGGGGCTGGCCGTCAGTGCCGAATCGGTTGCGGCGGAAATCATCGACGCCTGCCGCTATGGCGAGGCCGAGCGAATAATTTCGATTCCCGCTAAACTGGCCGGCGCTATTCATGGCCTGTTGCCCGGTCTGGTCGCCGATGTGTCGTCGTGGGTGAACACGCTCCTGCCCGACCCGGCCCCCGACGGTCACGCTAACCCCCGCCGGATGGGCAAAAAGTTGGAAACGCCCATTACGCAGAGCCTCCTAACCGTACTGACCGACGAAGCTGCCGCGCAGAACAACGAGTATTGA
- a CDS encoding xylulokinase translates to MYFLGLDLGSSSVKACLLNADTNSAVASAFFPETEMAMDAPQPGFAEQQPDLWWQNATKAVRAVMSAAGAAAADVKAIGISYQMHGLVVTDAQLNVLRPAIIWCDSRAVPYGNRALEALGHDRVLSHLLNSPGNFTAAKLAWVKENQPDVYANVAHFMLPGDYLAARLTGEVVTTASGLSEGILWDFLENRPAEFLMQYYGFAPSLMPPLRPTFGLQGELTATAAGELGLAEGTPVTYRAGDQPNNALSLNILEPGEIAATAGTSGVVYGVSDKAQFDPQSRVNTFLHVNHTAEAPRYGVLLCVNGTGILNSWLRNTLFQGQLSYAQMNELAQKAPVGADGLACLPFGNGAERVLENRDQGASFSGLNLNRHGLPHMLRAAQEGIVFALYYGIRVMEQVGVGLKTVRAGEANMFLSPLFATTFTNLTGTTVELYNTDGAQGAARGAGLGLGHYANRDEAFSGLRVVRTLEPDMRAQQAYQDAYGRWLGVLEQ, encoded by the coding sequence ATGTATTTTCTTGGACTTGATCTGGGCAGCTCGTCTGTTAAAGCCTGCCTGCTGAACGCCGATACCAATTCGGCGGTGGCGTCGGCCTTCTTTCCCGAAACCGAAATGGCGATGGACGCCCCTCAGCCGGGCTTCGCCGAACAGCAGCCCGATTTGTGGTGGCAAAACGCCACCAAAGCCGTACGGGCCGTGATGAGCGCCGCCGGAGCCGCCGCTGCCGACGTCAAAGCGATCGGGATTTCGTACCAGATGCACGGGCTGGTGGTGACCGATGCGCAACTGAACGTGCTGCGCCCCGCCATTATCTGGTGCGACAGCCGGGCTGTTCCTTACGGCAACCGCGCGCTGGAAGCCCTCGGCCACGACCGCGTGCTGAGCCACCTGCTGAACTCGCCGGGCAACTTTACGGCCGCTAAACTGGCCTGGGTGAAAGAGAATCAGCCCGACGTGTATGCCAACGTAGCCCACTTCATGCTCCCCGGCGACTACCTCGCCGCTCGCCTGACGGGTGAGGTCGTCACGACGGCATCGGGCCTGTCGGAAGGGATTCTCTGGGATTTCCTGGAAAACCGCCCCGCCGAGTTTCTGATGCAGTATTACGGATTTGCGCCCTCGCTGATGCCTCCCCTGCGCCCCACGTTTGGCCTGCAGGGTGAACTCACTGCCACCGCCGCGGGCGAGCTGGGCCTGGCCGAAGGTACGCCGGTAACGTACCGGGCGGGCGATCAACCCAACAATGCCCTATCGCTCAACATATTGGAACCGGGCGAGATTGCCGCCACGGCAGGTACGTCGGGGGTGGTGTATGGGGTCAGCGACAAGGCGCAGTTTGATCCGCAATCGCGGGTGAATACGTTTCTGCACGTCAACCACACGGCCGAGGCCCCGCGTTACGGTGTGCTGCTGTGCGTCAACGGCACGGGCATCCTGAATAGCTGGCTGCGTAATACGTTGTTTCAGGGCCAACTTTCCTACGCGCAGATGAACGAGCTGGCGCAGAAAGCCCCCGTTGGGGCCGACGGGCTCGCCTGCCTGCCCTTTGGCAACGGGGCCGAGCGCGTGCTTGAAAACCGTGACCAGGGGGCTTCCTTCTCGGGCCTGAACCTGAACCGGCACGGGCTGCCGCACATGCTGCGGGCGGCACAGGAAGGCATCGTCTTTGCCCTGTATTACGGCATCCGGGTGATGGAGCAGGTGGGCGTTGGTCTGAAAACCGTGCGCGCGGGTGAGGCCAATATGTTCCTGAGCCCGCTTTTCGCCACCACGTTCACCAACCTGACGGGCACGACCGTCGAGCTCTACAACACGGATGGGGCGCAGGGAGCCGCCCGTGGGGCCGGCCTCGGCCTGGGCCATTACGCCAACCGCGACGAAGCGTTCAGCGGCCTGCGCGTGGTGCGCACCCTCGAACCCGACATGCGCGCTCAACAGGCCTACCAGGACGCCTACGGCCGTTGGCTGGGTGTATTGGAGCAGTAG
- a CDS encoding acyl-CoA dehydrogenase family protein, with protein sequence MITDERPSKVGQPLVPPQSSYWHSTPDALASVVATIADLAPDTDEEGAFPEEAFQLLAESGLLAATLPGQPLDNHGQHTAQLLHLLKRIGAANLAVGRVYEGHINALLLAHLFGNAEQHRRWQADVQRGALFSVWNTQADDGVRIHALGGGRYALEGHKTFCSGAGWITRPLITGELLSGPTSDGRRGWQMCIVPTEHAKVIGQDDRFWKPLGMRASASFKLDFTGVELDESDLLGQPGDYFRQPYFSGGAIRFAAVQLGGAEALLEATRDMLRSMGRTDDVFQKTRLAEMAYRIESGNQWLNAAGTNNDAWLRAGEADSASRIVAYANMTRTAIEEICLKVMQLAERSVGARGLLRPLPFERIHRDLTMYLRQPAPDATLADIGTYVSQQSAPTHRLWA encoded by the coding sequence ATGATTACTGACGAACGACCATCAAAAGTGGGCCAACCACTCGTGCCACCCCAATCCAGCTACTGGCACAGCACGCCCGACGCCCTGGCATCCGTAGTAGCAACCATCGCCGATCTGGCGCCCGATACCGATGAAGAGGGGGCTTTCCCCGAAGAAGCTTTTCAGCTACTGGCCGAGTCGGGGTTGTTGGCGGCAACCCTGCCCGGCCAGCCGCTCGACAACCACGGCCAGCATACGGCCCAGTTGTTGCACCTGCTGAAGCGCATCGGCGCGGCGAATCTGGCCGTTGGGCGGGTGTATGAAGGCCATATCAATGCCCTATTGCTGGCTCACCTGTTCGGCAACGCCGAGCAGCACCGGCGCTGGCAGGCCGACGTACAACGTGGCGCGCTGTTTAGTGTCTGGAACACGCAGGCCGACGACGGGGTACGTATCCACGCGCTGGGCGGGGGCCGCTACGCGCTCGAAGGCCATAAAACGTTCTGCTCGGGGGCGGGCTGGATTACGCGGCCGCTGATCACGGGCGAACTGCTGTCCGGCCCGACCAGCGACGGACGACGGGGCTGGCAGATGTGCATCGTTCCGACCGAGCACGCCAAGGTAATCGGGCAGGACGACCGGTTCTGGAAGCCACTCGGCATGCGGGCGTCGGCCAGCTTCAAACTCGACTTTACGGGCGTCGAACTCGACGAAAGCGATCTGCTGGGGCAGCCGGGCGATTATTTCCGCCAACCGTATTTCAGCGGTGGGGCCATCCGGTTTGCCGCCGTGCAACTGGGCGGGGCCGAAGCCCTGCTCGAAGCCACCCGCGACATGCTCCGCTCGATGGGCCGCACCGACGATGTGTTTCAGAAAACGCGGCTCGCCGAAATGGCCTACCGCATCGAATCGGGTAACCAGTGGCTCAACGCCGCCGGGACCAACAACGACGCCTGGTTGCGAGCGGGCGAGGCCGATAGCGCCAGCCGGATCGTCGCCTATGCTAACATGACCCGCACGGCCATCGAGGAAATCTGCCTGAAGGTGATGCAGTTGGCCGAACGCTCCGTTGGGGCTCGCGGGCTACTGCGCCCCCTCCCCTTTGAGCGAATCCACCGCGACCTGACCATGTATTTGCGGCAGCCCGCGCCCGATGCGACCCTGGCCGACATCGGCACCTACGTTAGTCAACAATCCGCCCCAACCCACCGGCTGTGGGCCTAA
- a CDS encoding MaoC family dehydratase: MLQPNDTYQYDFRFSQADVEAFAQVTGDNNPLHLDADFAAATPFKRPIIHGMLGGSVFTKVLGTEFPGHGSVYMGQTFEFLRPMFVDTDYQVTFTVQSTDPLKHVAQILGEVRDVQTSKITMRGVATLMHREKI, encoded by the coding sequence ATGCTCCAACCCAACGATACGTACCAGTACGACTTTCGCTTTTCGCAGGCGGATGTCGAAGCCTTCGCGCAGGTAACGGGCGACAATAATCCGCTCCACCTCGATGCTGATTTTGCCGCCGCCACGCCCTTCAAACGCCCGATTATCCACGGGATGCTGGGTGGCAGCGTGTTCACCAAAGTGCTGGGCACCGAGTTCCCGGGTCACGGGTCGGTGTATATGGGGCAGACCTTCGAGTTTCTGCGCCCCATGTTCGTCGACACCGACTACCAGGTGACGTTCACCGTGCAATCGACCGATCCGTTGAAGCACGTGGCGCAGATTTTGGGCGAGGTGCGCGATGTACAGACCAGCAAAATCACCATGCGCGGCGTAGCGACGCTTATGCACCGGGAGAAGATCTGA
- a CDS encoding PIG-L deacetylase family protein yields the protein MTHSLANYLHEDPLPIDARALGKTLVLAPHPDDESLGCGGTLALLRQADYPVHVVFVSDGTQSHPNSPTYPADRLRDLREAEARAALVELGIPEAMSTFLRLPDRAVPVAGAPGFNEQAAALAEQIQSFRPTTVLVPYERDPHPDHRATYQLLDEALKAVPTRPRVLEYLIWLWELGRPDDLPKPNERIVLKIDIHTAVEQKNRAIQAHQSQVTRLINDDPSAFYLSPELLSHFDMPYELFVEKVIDGH from the coding sequence ATGACCCATTCCCTGGCCAATTACTTACACGAAGACCCGCTGCCCATCGATGCACGAGCGCTGGGCAAAACGCTGGTGCTGGCTCCCCATCCCGACGATGAATCGCTGGGGTGTGGTGGTACGCTGGCGCTGTTGCGGCAGGCCGACTACCCCGTCCACGTGGTTTTTGTGAGCGATGGTACGCAGTCGCACCCCAACTCGCCAACGTACCCAGCCGACCGCCTGCGTGACCTGCGCGAAGCAGAAGCCCGGGCGGCGCTGGTTGAGCTGGGCATACCCGAGGCGATGAGTACGTTTTTGCGCCTACCCGACCGGGCTGTACCCGTAGCTGGCGCGCCGGGATTCAACGAACAGGCCGCAGCGTTAGCCGAACAAATTCAGTCGTTTCGGCCAACGACGGTGCTGGTACCTTACGAACGTGACCCCCACCCCGACCACCGGGCCACCTACCAGCTGCTGGACGAGGCGCTGAAAGCCGTTCCTACCAGGCCCCGCGTGCTGGAATACCTGATCTGGCTCTGGGAGTTGGGGCGCCCCGACGATCTGCCTAAACCTAATGAGCGCATCGTCCTGAAGATTGATATTCACACGGCGGTCGAACAGAAAAATCGGGCCATTCAGGCGCATCAGTCGCAGGTGACGCGGCTGATCAACGACGACCCGTCGGCGTTTTATCTATCGCCCGAGTTGCTCAGCCACTTCGATATGCCGTATGAATTGTTTGTCGAAAAAGTCATTGATGGTCATTGA